In a genomic window of Nostoc sp. UHCC 0870:
- a CDS encoding rhodanese-like domain-containing protein, which translates to MTQTQKLAEIDAVTLKQWLDYNNVLLIDVREPSEYAEEHIPDAKLLPLSNLQPNQVTSQGEPIVLYCRSGNRSAQAAKKLIAADMNNVYHLRGGLPTWKAAGLPTEINPHAPISMMRQVQIVAGSLVVIGTVLGAFVSPWFLILSGFVGSGLVFAGVTNTCAMGMLLAKLPYNRQKP; encoded by the coding sequence ATGACACAAACTCAAAAACTCGCTGAAATTGATGCAGTCACACTCAAACAATGGCTGGACTACAACAACGTCTTACTAATTGACGTGCGCGAACCTTCAGAATATGCAGAAGAACATATCCCTGATGCAAAGTTACTTCCTCTCTCTAATTTGCAGCCGAACCAAGTAACCTCACAAGGAGAACCCATAGTTTTATACTGTCGTTCTGGGAATCGTTCCGCCCAAGCAGCCAAAAAGTTGATCGCAGCAGATATGAACAACGTCTATCATCTGCGAGGAGGACTACCAACTTGGAAAGCCGCAGGTTTACCAACCGAAATTAATCCTCATGCGCCAATTAGCATGATGCGACAAGTACAAATTGTTGCAGGTTCACTAGTTGTCATCGGAACTGTGCTTGGTGCATTTGTCTCACCTTGGTTTTTAATTTTAAGTGGCTTTGTAGGTAGCGGATTAGTCTTTGCTGGGGTGACAAATACCTGTGCAATGGGAATGTTACTGGCGAAACTACCTTATAACCGCCAGAAGCCTTAA
- a CDS encoding sulfite exporter TauE/SafE family protein, with protein sequence MTWILGHVFAIVIGISLGLLGGGGSVLALPVLVYVMGVAPKNAIAMTLVIIGTVSILGLIPHWRAGNVLLKTASIFGSATMLGAFFGAKLATLAFITDTIQMLLFALLMLVASIVMIQRSAGTKKSDDLTPYPPPVCKYCWLWLVSEGIVVGVLTGLVGVGGGFAIVPALVLLGKVPMKAAIGTSLLIITMNAIAGFIGYWGNVTFDWGLMLSFILAASGGTFIGAYLSQFVPAARLQKSFGYFLLTVAAFVMFQNRDTFWQWHTPKSTASANVQRQYHL encoded by the coding sequence ATGACTTGGATACTCGGTCATGTTTTTGCCATTGTTATTGGTATTAGCTTAGGGTTACTGGGTGGCGGTGGTTCGGTTTTGGCTTTACCTGTGCTTGTGTATGTCATGGGAGTCGCGCCGAAAAATGCGATCGCTATGACTCTAGTCATCATTGGTACAGTCAGTATATTGGGATTAATCCCCCACTGGCGAGCCGGAAATGTCTTGCTAAAAACAGCCTCTATTTTTGGTTCAGCAACAATGTTGGGTGCTTTCTTCGGCGCGAAGTTAGCCACCCTAGCATTTATTACCGATACTATACAAATGTTGCTGTTTGCACTGTTAATGCTGGTGGCTAGTATAGTCATGATTCAGCGTAGCGCAGGTACTAAAAAATCTGATGACCTTACACCTTACCCGCCACCAGTCTGTAAATATTGCTGGTTGTGGTTGGTGAGTGAGGGAATTGTTGTTGGTGTGTTGACGGGGTTAGTTGGTGTGGGTGGAGGATTTGCTATTGTTCCCGCCTTAGTGTTACTGGGTAAAGTGCCGATGAAAGCAGCCATTGGTACATCATTATTGATTATTACCATGAATGCGATCGCTGGATTTATCGGCTATTGGGGAAACGTCACCTTTGACTGGGGTTTAATGTTGTCTTTTATCTTGGCTGCTAGCGGCGGGACTTTTATCGGTGCTTACTTGTCTCAGTTTGTACCTGCGGCGCGGTTGCAAAAGAGTTTTGGTTATTTTTTACTCACGGTGGCTGCGTTTGTGATGTTTCAAAACCGTGATACATTCTGGCAATGGCATACGCCCAAAAGTACAGCGTCGGCTAACGTGCAGAGACAATATCATCTCTAA
- the radC gene encoding RadC family protein: protein MTYCLRIADIPENERPRERLMSHGPKILATAELIAILLGTGQGPGKLSAVGLGQYILQELGKHQRDPLAVLREVTPAELMQIPGIGPAKATTILAAIELGKRAFHSRPLDRTPIDSPIVAAAALSQDLMWQAQERFAVLLLDVKNRLLGTQVITIGTATETLASPREIFREVIRQGATRAIVAHNHPSGNLEPSPEDIELTHQLLSGAQLLGIPLLDHLILGNGNHQSLREITTLWNDYPQGD, encoded by the coding sequence ATGACCTATTGCCTGAGAATTGCTGATATACCTGAAAATGAACGTCCCCGCGAACGTTTAATGAGTCACGGCCCCAAAATTCTAGCCACAGCCGAGTTGATAGCAATTCTTTTAGGGACTGGACAAGGGCCAGGTAAACTCTCAGCCGTAGGTTTAGGACAATATATTTTACAAGAATTGGGCAAACATCAACGTGACCCCTTAGCAGTGTTGCGAGAAGTAACACCTGCTGAATTAATGCAAATACCTGGAATTGGCCCTGCTAAAGCCACAACTATTTTAGCCGCGATTGAATTAGGTAAACGGGCTTTCCACTCTCGTCCCTTAGACCGTACACCCATTGATAGCCCAATTGTAGCGGCGGCGGCTTTAAGTCAAGATTTAATGTGGCAAGCACAAGAACGTTTTGCTGTCCTATTATTAGATGTGAAAAATCGTCTACTGGGTACACAAGTAATTACCATCGGTACAGCCACCGAAACCTTAGCCTCTCCCCGCGAGATTTTTCGAGAAGTAATTCGTCAAGGCGCAACACGGGCGATAGTCGCCCATAATCACCCTTCAGGAAACTTAGAACCCAGCCCAGAAGATATAGAGTTAACGCACCAATTGTTATCAGGGGCGCAATTATTAGGTATACCGTTGCTAGATCATTTAATTTTGGGTAATGGTAATCATCAAAGTTTACGAGAGATTACCACCTTATGGAATGATTACCCCCAAGGCGATTAA